The following coding sequences are from one Streptomyces sp. NBC_00536 window:
- a CDS encoding GlxA family transcriptional regulator, protein MPTPHRVVIAVFPDVDLLDVTGPAEVFALANRESASRAYEVRLAGPEPGQVTTSAGVRLAVDLTFAEVGAAVDTLLVPGAVELGPDGPVPRIDDDVVEWIKVTAPHARRVASVCVGAHLLAAAGLLDGRRATTHWSTAARLAAEHPRVQVDPDPIFVRSGRVWTGAGISACMDLALALVTEDLGEELALAVARHLVMYLKRQGGQSQFSVPLSRPAAARRDIDELCAYIADHLDCDLSAAALAERMCVSERHFARTFRRETGVGAAGYVEAARVEAARRLLETTDEPLERIAAAAGLGSVETLHRAFRKQIATTPAAYRRRFRTAL, encoded by the coding sequence ATGCCCACTCCCCACCGTGTCGTCATCGCGGTCTTCCCGGACGTCGACCTGCTCGATGTCACCGGCCCCGCCGAGGTCTTCGCGCTGGCCAACCGCGAGTCGGCCAGCCGCGCCTACGAGGTGCGGCTGGCGGGCCCCGAGCCCGGCCAGGTGACCACCTCGGCCGGGGTCCGCCTCGCCGTCGACCTGACGTTCGCGGAGGTCGGGGCCGCGGTGGACACCCTGCTGGTGCCCGGGGCGGTGGAGCTGGGGCCCGACGGGCCCGTCCCCCGCATCGACGACGACGTGGTCGAGTGGATCAAGGTCACCGCCCCGCACGCCCGCCGCGTGGCCTCGGTGTGCGTGGGCGCGCACCTGCTGGCCGCGGCGGGACTCCTGGACGGGCGGCGGGCCACCACGCACTGGTCCACCGCCGCACGGCTCGCGGCCGAGCACCCGCGGGTCCAGGTCGACCCGGACCCGATCTTCGTCCGCTCCGGGCGGGTGTGGACCGGGGCCGGCATCAGCGCCTGCATGGACCTGGCGCTCGCCCTGGTCACCGAGGACCTGGGCGAGGAACTGGCCCTGGCCGTGGCCCGCCATCTGGTCATGTACCTCAAACGGCAGGGCGGCCAGAGCCAGTTCAGCGTCCCGCTCAGCCGTCCGGCGGCCGCGCGCCGGGACATCGACGAGCTGTGCGCGTACATCGCCGACCATCTCGACTGCGATCTCTCCGCCGCCGCGCTCGCGGAGCGCATGTGCGTGAGCGAGCGGCACTTCGCCCGGACCTTCCGCCGGGAGACGGGCGTCGGCGCGGCCGGATACGTGGAGGCGGCCCGGGTGGAGGCCGCCCGGCGGCTGCTGGAAACCACCGACGAGCCGCTCGAACGGATCGCGGCGGCCGCCGGACTGGGGTCGGTGGAGACCCTGCACCGCGCCTTCCGCAAGCAGATCGCCACCACTCCCGCCGCCTACCGGCGCCGCTTCCGCACCGCGCTCTGA
- a CDS encoding glycosyl hydrolase family 18 protein — MTTTPSPDSSPSCPVLPSLPVSLRCAAALAAVLLTTASAPAGRTGPGAAPADAARARTRTSSAWLPYWDTEAGYASALAHADQLHTVSPFWYTASAADTVTGEAGAGDRRIIDGLHGKGIKVVPTVTETPGPAAMAGLLGDPDERATHVDALMDVVTSRSYDGLDLDYERMAETTDPALTGKVRDGYNRLTEELCARLHAVGKTCVVTVMPRVDGDGLAFDYAHLGKVADTLRIMGYNLHDALGEPGPLSSLDWYDRFVGYAVGVVPRAKLEVALPAYGWNWTVGSGARAGHVTSREAEALRVRVGAARAFDPVSGTPHFDYTDDDGEEHEVWYQDARGSAAHLAVLDRHGVRGTGLWALGFEDPQLWAALER; from the coding sequence ATGACGACCACGCCCTCGCCGGATTCATCCCCGTCCTGTCCCGTGCTCCCGTCCCTTCCCGTGTCCCTGCGCTGCGCCGCCGCGCTGGCCGCCGTGCTCCTCACCACGGCGAGCGCGCCCGCCGGCCGGACCGGGCCCGGCGCCGCGCCCGCCGACGCGGCCCGCGCGCGGACCCGTACCAGCTCCGCTTGGCTGCCGTACTGGGACACCGAGGCCGGTTACGCCTCGGCGCTGGCCCATGCCGACCAGCTGCACACGGTCAGTCCCTTCTGGTACACGGCCTCGGCGGCCGACACCGTCACGGGTGAGGCGGGGGCCGGTGACCGGCGGATCATCGACGGTCTACATGGCAAGGGGATCAAGGTCGTCCCGACGGTGACCGAGACCCCCGGACCCGCCGCGATGGCCGGGCTGCTGGGCGATCCGGACGAACGCGCCACGCACGTGGACGCCCTGATGGACGTGGTGACGAGCCGGTCCTACGACGGCCTCGACCTGGACTACGAGCGGATGGCCGAAACCACGGACCCGGCGCTGACCGGGAAGGTCCGTGACGGCTACAACCGGCTGACCGAGGAGCTGTGCGCCCGGCTGCACGCGGTGGGCAAGACCTGCGTCGTGACCGTCATGCCCCGGGTGGACGGGGACGGGCTCGCCTTCGACTACGCACACCTGGGCAAGGTCGCGGACACGCTGCGGATCATGGGGTACAACCTGCACGACGCGCTCGGCGAGCCGGGCCCGCTGTCCTCCCTGGACTGGTACGACCGGTTCGTCGGGTACGCCGTCGGGGTGGTCCCGCGCGCGAAGCTGGAGGTGGCGCTGCCCGCCTACGGCTGGAACTGGACCGTGGGCTCGGGGGCCCGCGCGGGCCACGTGACCAGCCGGGAGGCCGAGGCCCTGCGCGTACGGGTGGGCGCGGCCCGGGCCTTCGACCCGGTGTCCGGCACCCCGCACTTCGACTACACCGACGACGACGGGGAGGAGCACGAGGTCTGGTACCAGGACGCGCGGGGCTCGGCGGCCCACCTGGCCGTACTGGACCGTCACGGGGTCCGGGGCACCGGGCTGTGGGCCCTCGGCTTCGAGGACCCACAGCTGTGGGCCGCGCTGGAACGTTGA
- a CDS encoding tautomerase family protein, which yields MPHVHIRHFPKDITPERLAAFDKAVTAAVTEAFDVGEDVVSISLEPVAAEDWNDLVVTDIAARRELLLKAPGYWDGA from the coding sequence GTGCCCCACGTCCACATCCGTCACTTTCCCAAGGACATCACTCCCGAGCGGCTCGCCGCTTTCGACAAGGCGGTCACGGCGGCCGTCACCGAGGCCTTCGACGTCGGCGAGGACGTCGTGTCGATCTCGCTCGAACCGGTGGCCGCCGAGGACTGGAACGACCTGGTCGTCACCGACATCGCCGCCCGCCGGGAGCTGCTGCTGAAGGCGCCGGGCTACTGGGACGGCGCGTGA
- a CDS encoding non-ribosomal peptide synthetase family protein, whose translation MNADPINGRLTPSTVLTDLLAEQVRVRPDSVAARCADHQLTYAELGAAASLLGRRLRRLGARADTAVGLYAEPSLDLMTGVWGILAAGGAYLPLSPDYPEDRLRYMIEDSAMEIIVTQRHLVPKVRELAPAGTTVVALGGGEPPETPVRTGRGGHRPTAGRPGDLAYVIYTSGSTGRPKGVLIEQHSIVSQLGWLLAEGHLGPGTTVLQKTPMSFDAAQWEILAPAAGGQVVMGAPGCYRDPEDLVDTITTHGVTTLQCVPTLLQALIDTERLASCTSLRRVFSGGEALTVKLARAFAAQLPDTRLVNLYGPTECTINATAHTVDPAALAGEEASAIVSIGVPVAHTRCFVLDGELRPVAGSGEKGELFIGGVQLARGYLNLPEQTRERFLTAPFLPGERLYRTGDLASWNEDGTIRFRGRADTQVKLRGYRVELEEITSAIEEHTWVRRAAAVVTDDPRTGFQQLSALVELNPREASLMDQGAHGAHHQSKASKLQVKAQLSNPGLRPAPDLVGRPVTVLPGREATGPQRRAAFARKTYRFYEGGKVTRADLRELLTPAAAIAPTGTARSVGDLTSAELGAVLRWFGPFGSGERLLPKYAYASPGALYAVQMYLETGGGVAGLAAGIHYFHPVEHTLVRIGDVPAGAHASGPGTLRLHFLGRRAAIEPVYSTNIEEVLEFETGHMLGVFEEVLPEYGLTVRPAAHGGAAVKSALGVADEDHYVGSFELAPDDRPARPDPVDLFVQAHPGRVLDLPGGLYRLDGGEFTLVSADAVEKRHVIAINQGVYEAASFGVSAVSRTGDERLAYVSLGRTLHRLQRNALRLGLMSSGYSSRSGHPLPTAQRIDAVLAEAGIPSGPSYFFLGGKVSEEQVSSTGMREDSVHMRGPTEMIRDDLARLLPDYMIPNRVLVLDALPLTANGKIDYKALAGLKELTAPAHGSGTPVPPRTRTERMLAGAWGKALKYRDTARVSMTDSFFASGGNSLIAMTLTRWINREFGISLPMQTLFGHPRLADLADRIADADPEPASRLVLLHDSGPADGRYAQGPGSPVFCWPGLGGYPMNLRLLAQEACARGPFYGVQAAGINAGEAPYRTIGEMAAADVAEIRRLQPDGPYTLWGYSFGARVAFESAWQLEQSGQRVTDLLLICPGNPKLRDARGLPYGRESSYANPGYVTILYSVFAGAIGAGPDLSACLAAARDQDSFVEFVVGRFPELDPGTVRRITRIVEETYEFDYTFHELAERCLRAPVTIIRAAGDDYSFVEGRSGYSAAPPVVIDLPADHYQVLRREGIEALAAAVRTRVPSDA comes from the coding sequence ATGAACGCGGACCCGATCAATGGAAGACTCACACCGTCCACCGTGCTCACGGACCTGCTCGCCGAGCAGGTCCGGGTCCGACCCGACTCGGTCGCCGCCCGCTGCGCCGATCACCAGCTGACCTACGCCGAACTGGGTGCGGCAGCATCCCTGTTGGGGCGGCGGCTGCGCAGGCTGGGGGCGCGGGCGGACACCGCGGTGGGGCTGTACGCGGAGCCCTCGCTCGACCTGATGACCGGGGTGTGGGGCATCCTCGCCGCCGGCGGGGCCTACCTGCCGCTGTCGCCCGACTATCCGGAGGACCGGCTGCGCTACATGATCGAGGACTCCGCCATGGAGATCATCGTCACGCAGCGCCACCTCGTGCCCAAGGTCCGCGAGCTGGCACCGGCCGGCACCACCGTCGTGGCCCTGGGCGGCGGCGAGCCGCCCGAGACCCCGGTCCGTACCGGGCGCGGCGGACACCGGCCCACGGCCGGGCGACCGGGCGACCTCGCCTACGTCATCTACACCTCGGGATCCACGGGCCGCCCCAAGGGCGTGCTGATCGAACAGCACAGCATCGTCTCCCAGTTGGGCTGGCTCCTGGCCGAGGGCCACCTCGGACCCGGCACCACGGTGCTCCAGAAGACGCCCATGAGCTTCGACGCCGCGCAGTGGGAGATCCTCGCGCCCGCGGCGGGCGGCCAGGTGGTCATGGGGGCGCCCGGCTGCTACCGGGACCCCGAGGACCTGGTCGACACGATCACGACGCACGGGGTGACCACCCTCCAGTGCGTGCCCACCCTGCTCCAGGCCCTCATCGACACCGAACGCCTCGCCTCCTGCACCTCCCTGCGGCGGGTGTTCTCCGGGGGTGAGGCACTGACGGTCAAGCTCGCCCGTGCCTTCGCCGCGCAGCTGCCGGACACCCGCCTGGTCAATCTGTACGGGCCCACCGAGTGCACGATCAACGCGACCGCCCACACCGTGGACCCGGCCGCCCTCGCCGGGGAGGAAGCCTCGGCGATCGTGTCCATCGGCGTACCGGTGGCGCACACCCGGTGCTTCGTCCTCGACGGGGAGCTGCGCCCGGTGGCCGGCTCCGGGGAGAAGGGCGAGCTGTTCATCGGCGGGGTGCAGCTGGCGCGCGGCTATCTGAACCTGCCCGAGCAGACCCGGGAGCGGTTCCTCACCGCCCCCTTCCTGCCGGGCGAGCGGCTGTACCGGACCGGCGACCTCGCCTCGTGGAACGAGGACGGCACGATCCGCTTCCGCGGCCGCGCGGACACCCAGGTCAAACTGCGCGGGTACCGCGTCGAGCTGGAGGAGATCACCTCCGCGATCGAGGAGCACACCTGGGTCCGGCGGGCCGCCGCGGTGGTCACCGACGATCCGCGCACCGGCTTCCAGCAGCTGTCCGCGCTCGTCGAACTGAACCCGCGCGAGGCCTCGTTGATGGACCAGGGCGCGCACGGCGCGCACCACCAGTCCAAGGCGAGCAAGCTCCAGGTCAAGGCCCAGCTCTCCAATCCGGGTCTGCGCCCCGCCCCTGACCTCGTGGGCCGTCCGGTGACCGTGCTGCCCGGCCGGGAGGCCACGGGCCCTCAGCGGCGCGCGGCCTTCGCCCGCAAGACCTACCGGTTCTACGAGGGCGGCAAGGTCACCCGCGCCGATCTGCGGGAGCTGCTCACACCCGCCGCGGCCATCGCACCGACCGGGACCGCGCGCTCCGTCGGGGACCTGACGTCCGCGGAACTCGGCGCGGTGCTGCGGTGGTTCGGCCCGTTCGGCAGCGGGGAGCGGCTGCTGCCGAAGTACGCCTACGCATCCCCCGGCGCGCTGTACGCCGTGCAGATGTACCTGGAGACGGGCGGGGGCGTCGCCGGGCTGGCGGCGGGGATCCACTACTTCCACCCCGTCGAGCACACCCTCGTCCGGATCGGTGACGTCCCGGCCGGTGCCCACGCGTCCGGGCCCGGCACGCTCCGGTTGCACTTCCTGGGGCGCCGGGCGGCGATCGAGCCGGTGTACAGCACCAACATCGAGGAGGTGCTGGAGTTCGAGACCGGTCACATGCTGGGCGTGTTCGAGGAGGTGCTCCCGGAGTACGGGCTGACGGTGCGGCCCGCTGCGCACGGCGGGGCGGCGGTGAAGTCCGCCCTCGGCGTGGCCGACGAGGACCACTACGTCGGGAGCTTCGAGCTGGCCCCCGACGACCGCCCGGCGCGACCGGACCCGGTGGACCTGTTCGTCCAGGCGCACCCGGGCCGGGTGCTCGACCTGCCGGGCGGCCTGTACCGGCTGGACGGGGGCGAGTTCACGCTCGTCTCCGCCGACGCCGTCGAGAAGCGGCACGTCATCGCCATCAACCAGGGGGTGTACGAGGCCGCGAGCTTCGGCGTCAGCGCCGTCAGCCGGACCGGGGACGAGCGGCTCGCCTATGTGAGCCTGGGCCGGACCCTGCACCGGCTCCAGCGCAACGCCCTGCGGCTGGGCTTGATGTCGTCCGGCTACTCCTCCCGTTCGGGGCATCCGCTGCCCACCGCCCAGCGCATCGACGCCGTCCTCGCGGAGGCGGGCATCCCGTCCGGGCCGTCGTACTTCTTCCTCGGCGGGAAGGTCAGCGAGGAGCAGGTCTCCTCCACCGGGATGCGCGAGGACTCGGTGCACATGCGCGGTCCGACGGAGATGATCCGGGACGACCTGGCCCGGCTGCTGCCGGACTACATGATCCCCAACCGGGTGCTGGTCCTGGACGCGCTGCCGCTCACCGCCAACGGGAAGATCGACTACAAGGCGCTGGCCGGCCTGAAGGAACTCACCGCTCCCGCACACGGTTCCGGCACTCCCGTGCCACCGCGGACCCGGACCGAGCGGATGCTCGCCGGGGCCTGGGGGAAGGCGCTGAAGTACCGGGACACAGCCCGGGTGTCGATGACGGACAGCTTCTTCGCCTCCGGCGGCAATTCGCTGATCGCGATGACCCTCACCCGGTGGATCAACCGGGAGTTCGGGATCTCGCTGCCCATGCAGACGCTCTTCGGCCACCCCCGGCTGGCCGATCTGGCCGACCGGATCGCGGACGCCGATCCCGAACCGGCCTCCCGGCTGGTGCTGTTGCACGACAGCGGCCCGGCGGACGGCCGGTACGCGCAGGGGCCCGGCTCCCCGGTGTTCTGCTGGCCGGGGCTCGGCGGCTATCCGATGAACCTGCGGCTGCTCGCCCAAGAGGCCTGCGCGCGGGGCCCGTTCTACGGGGTCCAGGCGGCCGGCATCAACGCGGGCGAGGCGCCGTACCGGACCATCGGCGAGATGGCCGCCGCCGACGTCGCGGAGATCCGGCGGCTGCAGCCCGACGGCCCCTACACCCTGTGGGGCTACTCCTTCGGTGCCCGGGTGGCCTTCGAGAGCGCCTGGCAGCTGGAACAGTCCGGCCAGCGGGTCACGGACCTGCTGCTGATCTGCCCGGGCAACCCGAAGCTCCGGGACGCGCGCGGGCTTCCGTACGGCCGTGAGTCCTCCTATGCCAACCCCGGCTACGTGACGATCCTCTACTCGGTCTTCGCGGGCGCCATCGGAGCCGGGCCGGACCTCTCCGCGTGCCTGGCCGCCGCCCGGGACCAGGACTCCTTCGTGGAGTTCGTGGTGGGCCGCTTCCCCGAGCTGGATCCCGGGACGGTCCGGCGGATCACCCGGATCGTCGAGGAGACGTACGAATTCGACTACACCTTCCACGAGTTGGCCGAGCGGTGCCTGCGCGCCCCGGTGACCATCATCCGGGCCGCGGGCGACGACTACTCCTTCGTCGAGGGGCGGTCGGGGTACTCCGCCGCCCCGCCGGTCGTCATCGACCTGCCCGCCGACCACTACCAGGTGCTGCGCCGCGAGGGCATCGAGGCCCTCGCCGCGGCCGTCCGCACCCGCGTCCCGTCCGACGCCTGA
- a CDS encoding HAD family hydrolase produces MIRLAVFDLDGTLVDSPRAIVSTFGAAFDALGVTRPADLAVRATIGLPLERAFALLLEREPADAQVAEAVRLYRKFFDTIVLPQAPGLVFPGVVEGLARLREDGVALAVATSKFHAPADALLTAAGLRASFAVVIGADEVTRPKPDPESGQVILERLAVAAEHAVMVGDTTHDLLMAKAAGMRSVAVTYGVHSAAELATAGPTWVADTFEEVVAHLSPVAA; encoded by the coding sequence ATGATCAGACTCGCCGTATTCGACCTGGACGGAACACTCGTCGACTCCCCGCGCGCGATCGTGTCGACCTTCGGGGCGGCCTTCGACGCGCTGGGCGTCACCCGGCCCGCGGACCTCGCGGTGCGGGCGACCATCGGACTCCCCCTGGAGCGGGCCTTCGCCCTCCTCCTGGAGCGAGAGCCGGCCGACGCCCAAGTGGCCGAGGCCGTCCGGCTCTACCGGAAGTTCTTCGACACCATAGTCCTCCCGCAGGCCCCCGGCCTGGTCTTTCCCGGGGTCGTGGAGGGACTCGCACGGCTGCGGGAGGACGGGGTGGCGCTCGCCGTCGCGACCAGCAAGTTCCACGCCCCGGCGGACGCGCTGCTCACCGCGGCCGGGCTGCGCGCCTCCTTCGCCGTGGTGATCGGCGCGGACGAGGTCACCCGGCCCAAGCCCGACCCCGAATCCGGACAGGTCATCCTGGAGCGGCTGGCCGTCGCCGCGGAGCACGCGGTGATGGTCGGGGACACCACCCACGACCTGCTGATGGCGAAGGCGGCCGGAATGCGGTCGGTGGCCGTCACCTACGGGGTGCACTCCGCGGCCGAACTGGCCACGGCCGGACCGACCTGGGTGGCGGACACCTTCGAGGAGGTCGTCGCGCACCTTTCCCCCGTGGCAGCGTAG
- a CDS encoding isochorismatase family protein encodes MSVTAAPVVTPSATLRELSGLDPALPRLGATTTVIMIDFQQTYRTGVMELEGAEAALAAGARLLAAARAAGSPVVHVVNDGGAGGPYDIRAEIGSISPEVAPRDGEPVVVKTVPNAFHATTLEETLRELGAAPDLVLAGFMTHMCVTFTAQGAFNLGYRPAVVAEATATRTLAAPDGSVVPAAVLQSASLTTIGDLFGVVAATVAELTAR; translated from the coding sequence ATGTCCGTCACCGCTGCCCCCGTCGTCACGCCCTCCGCCACCCTGCGCGAGCTGTCCGGGCTCGACCCCGCGCTCCCCCGGCTCGGCGCCACGACGACCGTGATCATGATCGACTTCCAGCAGACCTACCGCACCGGAGTGATGGAACTGGAGGGCGCCGAGGCCGCGTTGGCGGCCGGCGCACGCCTGCTCGCCGCCGCCCGCGCCGCGGGCTCGCCCGTGGTGCACGTAGTCAACGACGGCGGCGCGGGCGGCCCGTACGACATCCGGGCCGAGATCGGCTCGATCAGCCCCGAGGTCGCACCCCGGGACGGCGAACCGGTCGTGGTCAAGACGGTCCCGAACGCCTTCCACGCCACCACGCTGGAGGAGACCCTGCGGGAGCTGGGCGCCGCTCCGGACCTGGTGCTCGCCGGTTTCATGACGCACATGTGCGTCACCTTCACCGCCCAGGGCGCCTTCAACCTCGGATACCGGCCCGCCGTGGTCGCCGAGGCGACCGCCACCCGCACGCTGGCCGCGCCCGACGGAAGCGTCGTCCCCGCCGCGGTGCTGCAGAGCGCGAGCCTGACCACCATCGGTGACCTCTTCGGGGTGGTGGCCGCCACCGTCGCGGAACTGACGGCGCGGTAG
- a CDS encoding pseudouridine-5'-phosphate glycosidase yields MSALAGVPLVYTEEVREALHEGRAVVALESNVITHGLPYPDNAATARKVEDAVRAGGAVPATVCVEDGAVRVGMSDADIERFASLPGIPKVSSRDLPVVLARGGPGATTVASSLVAAELAGIRWFSSAGIGGVHRGAQQSFDISSDLIQFTRSRVAVVSAGAKMILDLGLTLEYLETHCVPVVAYGSDDFPAFYCRTSGHRAPHRIDDPDTLARAVETHRALGGPTSFLITTPVSEEDAIDSAEVEAAIARAVTAADRDGVTGQGLTKYLMRAVDAATDGRAARANMAVLVTCAEAAGRLASAHGALLRAAPVGSAS; encoded by the coding sequence GTGAGCGCCCTCGCGGGGGTCCCCCTCGTGTACACGGAGGAGGTCCGCGAGGCCCTCCACGAGGGCCGGGCGGTGGTGGCCCTGGAGAGCAACGTCATCACGCACGGCCTGCCCTACCCCGACAACGCGGCCACGGCCCGCAAGGTCGAGGACGCCGTCCGCGCGGGCGGGGCGGTCCCCGCCACGGTCTGCGTGGAGGACGGCGCGGTCCGCGTCGGCATGAGCGACGCGGACATCGAGCGGTTCGCCTCCCTGCCCGGCATCCCGAAGGTCTCCAGCAGGGACCTCCCGGTGGTCCTCGCCCGGGGCGGCCCGGGGGCCACCACCGTGGCCTCCTCGCTGGTGGCCGCCGAGCTGGCGGGGATCCGCTGGTTCTCCTCCGCCGGGATCGGCGGGGTGCACCGCGGTGCCCAGCAGAGCTTCGACATCTCCTCGGACCTGATCCAGTTCACCCGGTCCCGGGTCGCGGTCGTCTCCGCGGGCGCGAAGATGATCCTGGACCTCGGCCTCACCCTGGAGTACCTGGAGACCCACTGCGTACCGGTGGTGGCGTACGGCTCGGACGACTTCCCGGCCTTCTACTGCCGTACGAGCGGCCACCGCGCCCCGCACCGGATCGACGACCCGGACACCCTGGCGCGCGCCGTCGAGACCCACCGGGCGCTGGGCGGCCCCACCTCGTTCCTGATCACCACCCCGGTCAGCGAGGAGGACGCCATCGACTCGGCGGAGGTGGAGGCGGCCATCGCGCGGGCGGTGACCGCGGCCGACCGGGACGGGGTCACGGGTCAGGGGCTCACCAAGTACCTGATGCGCGCCGTGGACGCCGCCACCGACGGGCGGGCCGCGCGGGCCAACATGGCCGTGCTCGTGACCTGCGCCGAGGCGGCGGGCCGACTGGCCTCCGCGCACGGCGCGCTTCTGCGGGCCGCCCCGGTAGGTTCGGCCTCATGA
- a CDS encoding NADPH-dependent F420 reductase gives MATPDHTARLEKSMKIGIIGAGNIGGNLTRRLTSLGHEVSVANSRGPQTLAALAEETGATPVTVAEAARGAEIVVVTIPLKNVPDLPSGLFDGAADGFVVIDTGNYYPQQRDGRIAGIEDEGLTESRWTARQLGRTVVKAFNGTYAEDLLTRPLPAGDPDRVALPVAGDDEAAKKTVRALIDELGFDSVDAGGLDDSWRQQPETPVYGLRGGVQAVTEALAAASPVRQDGFKG, from the coding sequence ATCGCGACACCCGACCACACCGCACGCTTGGAGAAGTCCATGAAGATCGGCATCATCGGCGCAGGCAACATCGGCGGCAACCTGACGCGCCGTCTGACCTCCCTCGGCCACGAGGTGTCCGTGGCCAACTCGCGTGGCCCGCAGACCCTGGCCGCCCTCGCCGAGGAGACCGGGGCCACCCCCGTCACCGTCGCCGAGGCGGCGCGCGGCGCGGAGATCGTCGTCGTCACCATCCCCCTGAAGAACGTGCCGGACCTGCCCTCCGGCCTCTTCGACGGGGCGGCCGACGGCTTCGTCGTGATCGACACCGGCAACTACTACCCGCAGCAGCGCGACGGCCGGATCGCGGGCATCGAGGACGAGGGGCTGACCGAGAGCCGCTGGACGGCGCGGCAGCTCGGCCGGACGGTGGTCAAGGCCTTCAACGGCACCTACGCCGAAGACCTGTTGACCCGGCCGCTCCCGGCGGGCGACCCGGACCGGGTGGCCCTGCCGGTCGCCGGTGACGACGAGGCGGCGAAGAAGACCGTCCGCGCCCTCATCGACGAACTCGGCTTCGACTCCGTCGACGCGGGCGGCCTCGACGACTCCTGGCGCCAGCAGCCCGAAACCCCCGTGTACGGGCTGCGCGGCGGTGTCCAGGCCGTCACCGAAGCGCTCGCAGCCGCCTCCCCGGTCCGCCAGGACGGCTTCAAGGGCTGA
- a CDS encoding EamA family transporter, which translates to MSGHRVAADSAVTALAPAVWGSTYLVTTEFLPPDRPLLAATVRALPAGLILLLIGRKLPRGIWWARALVLGVLNIGAFFTFLFLAAYHLPGGVAALVGSVQPMFVLILSALLLGDRIKAVHVVACVLGATGVGLLVLQPNAGLNTTGVIAGLLAAVSMACGIVLTKRWGRPEGVGLLTFTGWQLTVGGLVLAPVALFGEGLPEAVTGRNLAGFAYLGFVGALLAYAVWFRGVERLPALAVSFLGFISPLAATALGYLVLDQTLTPLQLAGACAVVAAVVVAQPRGGRREPAKPSQLPQASPGEHPPVSTGRPAPAASRPSGVTR; encoded by the coding sequence GTGAGCGGCCACCGGGTCGCGGCGGATTCCGCCGTCACCGCCCTCGCCCCCGCCGTGTGGGGATCGACGTACCTGGTGACCACCGAGTTCCTGCCCCCGGACCGGCCGTTGCTCGCGGCCACGGTCCGGGCCCTGCCCGCCGGGCTGATCCTGCTGCTGATCGGCCGGAAGCTGCCGCGCGGGATCTGGTGGGCGCGGGCGCTGGTCCTCGGCGTGCTGAACATCGGCGCGTTCTTCACCTTCCTCTTCCTGGCCGCCTACCACCTGCCCGGCGGGGTCGCCGCGCTGGTGGGTTCGGTGCAGCCGATGTTCGTGCTGATCCTCTCGGCCCTCCTGCTGGGCGACCGGATCAAGGCCGTGCACGTGGTGGCCTGTGTCCTGGGCGCGACCGGCGTCGGGCTGCTCGTGCTCCAGCCGAACGCCGGGCTCAACACGACCGGGGTCATCGCCGGCCTGCTGGCCGCGGTGAGCATGGCCTGCGGCATCGTGCTGACCAAGCGCTGGGGCCGCCCCGAGGGGGTCGGGCTGCTGACCTTCACGGGCTGGCAGCTGACCGTCGGCGGCCTGGTCCTCGCCCCCGTCGCCCTGTTCGGCGAGGGGCTGCCGGAGGCGGTCACCGGGCGGAACCTGGCCGGATTCGCGTACCTCGGCTTCGTCGGGGCGCTGCTGGCCTACGCCGTCTGGTTCCGCGGGGTGGAGCGGCTGCCCGCGCTCGCCGTCTCCTTCCTCGGCTTCATCTCCCCGCTCGCCGCGACCGCGCTCGGCTACCTGGTGCTGGACCAGACCCTGACGCCGCTCCAGCTGGCCGGGGCGTGCGCGGTCGTCGCGGCGGTCGTGGTGGCCCAGCCGCGCGGCGGGCGCCGGGAGCCCGCGAAGCCGTCACAGCTGCCGCAGGCCTCGCCCGGCGAGCATCCCCCCGTGTCCACCGGACGTCCGGCGCCCGCCGCGTCCCGCCCGTCCGGAGTCACCAGATGA